A section of the Akkermansia muciniphila genome encodes:
- a CDS encoding LytR/AlgR family response regulator transcription factor produces MTVKFIKVTKKDRVCYAPVPEPVEQGDKLEIMEMKEGSFSPPAGKVPAVSLSRNPMVFVKMNDGFQRILMKHILYVEAAGSYCTLHVHGMSSILVSAPLARVAEHLDGEYFIRVHRSYLVNKLHIESIAGNFLQVGNVSIPVSKFMKKKVLGSLNMLSFSK; encoded by the coding sequence ATGACCGTTAAATTTATTAAAGTCACTAAAAAAGACAGGGTCTGCTACGCTCCGGTGCCGGAGCCGGTGGAACAGGGGGACAAGCTGGAAATCATGGAAATGAAGGAGGGCTCCTTTTCTCCGCCGGCGGGGAAAGTCCCTGCGGTTTCCCTGTCCAGGAACCCCATGGTGTTCGTCAAAATGAACGACGGCTTCCAGCGCATCCTGATGAAGCACATCCTGTACGTGGAGGCCGCAGGGAGTTACTGTACGCTGCATGTGCACGGCATGTCGTCCATTCTGGTCTCCGCCCCGCTGGCGCGGGTGGCCGAACACCTGGACGGGGAATATTTCATCCGCGTGCATCGTTCCTATCTGGTTAATAAATTGCACATAGAGTCCATTGCGGGTAATTTCCTTCAGGTGGGGAATGTCTCCATCCCCGTCAGCAAGTTCATGAAAAAGAAAGTGCTGGGGAGCCTGAACATGCTGTCGTTTTCCAAATAG
- a CDS encoding DUF2589 domain-containing protein, translated as MAIDKSAADVATASLQSLPFGSIIGGPLVACVEAQAQAARTSWEFIQNVGLYTEGEEKKTVNVSFQFLKDGHMAQITVPLLTIVPIPYIAINSIDINFKASISASAASTETENSSSAADVKTSASGGCAWARAKMNASYSSKKDSSATKDSKYSVEYTMDVAVHAGQDSMPAGMAKVLEMLNNSISVVSPTGSLEVQHAIQDDGSVKLMTSYKNKEGLFEPDAITLRIGDATDAFDNGAGNEAKIVKTDSGKEYTISKEDAKNCTVSAGELKRKVAVAATPAQ; from the coding sequence ATGGCAATTGATAAATCAGCAGCAGACGTGGCGACCGCCTCCCTGCAGTCGCTGCCTTTCGGCAGCATCATCGGCGGCCCCCTGGTGGCCTGTGTGGAAGCCCAGGCCCAGGCGGCCCGGACCTCCTGGGAGTTCATCCAGAATGTGGGACTGTACACGGAGGGAGAAGAGAAGAAGACGGTGAACGTCTCCTTCCAGTTCCTCAAGGACGGCCACATGGCCCAGATCACGGTTCCCCTTCTGACCATCGTCCCCATCCCCTACATCGCCATCAACTCCATTGACATTAACTTCAAGGCGAGCATCAGCGCTTCCGCCGCCAGCACGGAAACGGAGAATTCCTCCAGCGCCGCCGACGTCAAGACGTCCGCCTCCGGAGGATGTGCCTGGGCGCGCGCCAAGATGAACGCCAGCTATTCCAGCAAGAAGGACTCCTCCGCTACGAAGGATTCCAAGTACAGCGTGGAATACACGATGGACGTGGCCGTTCATGCCGGACAGGACAGCATGCCCGCCGGGATGGCCAAGGTGCTGGAAATGCTGAACAACAGCATTTCCGTGGTATCTCCCACCGGTTCCCTGGAGGTGCAGCATGCCATTCAGGACGATGGAAGCGTGAAACTGATGACCTCCTACAAGAACAAGGAAGGCCTGTTTGAGCCGGACGCCATCACCCTGCGGATAGGGGATGCCACGGACGCGTTTGATAACGGTGCGGGGAATGAAGCCAAGATTGTGAAAACGGATTCCGGCAAGGAATACACGATTTCCAAGGAAGACGCCAAGAACTGCACGGTGAGCGCCGGAGAGCTCAAGAGGAAGGTGGCCGTGGCCGCCACGCCTGCACAATAA